A DNA window from Deltaproteobacteria bacterium contains the following coding sequences:
- a CDS encoding arginine--tRNA ligase, whose protein sequence is MRERLRRALETAIGAILREAGDAGPLPPFALDPPRQAEHGDFACNAALLLGKRLREPPRAVAERLVAALGAAGGLVARAEIAGPGFVNLWIADDEWRRGLLEILAAGPGFGRVEPGAGASVQVEFVSANPTGPLTLGHGRQAVLGDCIARLLEAAGERVTREYYFNDGGRQMRVLGQSVKARYLEQLGRAAPPPPAALARADAPWPETVGGLPVAFPRDGYQGEYIAEIAAALRARHGDALADEPAEGAFREAAQERIFAEIEATLRALGIRFDVYTNEKTFYESGALDAVLADLRAKDLVYDAEGATWLRATALGLERDRVLVKSSGEPTYLLPDIAYHRDKFRRGFERIVDVQGADHIEQFPFVRAALGALGCDAARVELVMHQFVTLTRGGEQVKQSTRRATYVTVDELLEQVGADVFRFFMVQRKADGHLDFDLDLAQEQDWKKNPAYYVQYAHARTWGIERKAAEQGVAMPPAAAADPAPLVLPEELALIRKLLELPAVVAQAAAGREPHHLAYYLRDVAGLWNPYVQDGVRHRVLSEDAALTGARLALALAVRTVLANGLALLGLSAPERM, encoded by the coding sequence ATGCGCGAACGCCTGCGCCGAGCGCTCGAGACCGCGATCGGGGCCATCCTCCGGGAGGCCGGCGACGCGGGCCCGCTGCCGCCCTTTGCGCTCGATCCGCCGCGCCAGGCCGAGCACGGCGACTTCGCCTGCAACGCGGCGCTGCTGCTCGGCAAGCGCCTGCGCGAGCCGCCGCGTGCGGTGGCCGAGCGGCTGGTGGCGGCGCTCGGCGCGGCGGGCGGGCTCGTGGCGCGTGCCGAGATCGCCGGCCCCGGCTTCGTGAACCTCTGGATCGCCGACGACGAGTGGCGGCGTGGGCTGCTCGAGATCCTGGCGGCGGGCCCGGGCTTCGGGCGCGTCGAGCCGGGCGCCGGCGCGAGCGTGCAGGTCGAGTTCGTGTCGGCGAATCCCACCGGTCCCCTGACCCTCGGCCACGGCCGCCAGGCCGTGCTCGGCGACTGCATCGCCCGCCTGCTCGAGGCGGCCGGCGAGCGCGTGACCCGCGAGTACTACTTCAACGACGGCGGGCGGCAGATGCGCGTGCTCGGCCAGTCGGTGAAGGCGCGCTACCTGGAGCAGCTCGGCCGCGCTGCGCCGCCGCCGCCCGCGGCGCTGGCCCGGGCCGACGCCCCCTGGCCCGAGACGGTCGGGGGGCTGCCGGTGGCCTTCCCGCGCGACGGCTACCAGGGCGAGTACATCGCCGAGATCGCCGCCGCGCTGCGCGCCCGCCACGGGGACGCGCTCGCCGACGAGCCCGCCGAGGGCGCCTTCCGCGAGGCCGCCCAGGAACGCATCTTCGCGGAGATCGAAGCGACGCTCCGCGCCCTCGGCATCCGCTTCGACGTCTACACCAACGAGAAGACCTTCTACGAGAGCGGCGCGCTCGACGCCGTGCTCGCCGACCTCCGCGCCAAGGACCTGGTCTACGACGCGGAGGGCGCCACCTGGCTGCGCGCCACCGCGCTCGGGCTCGAGCGCGACCGCGTGCTGGTGAAGAGCTCCGGCGAGCCCACCTACCTGCTCCCCGACATCGCCTACCACCGCGACAAGTTCCGGCGCGGCTTCGAGCGGATCGTCGACGTGCAGGGCGCCGACCACATCGAGCAGTTCCCCTTCGTGCGCGCGGCGCTCGGCGCGCTCGGCTGCGACGCGGCGCGCGTCGAGCTGGTGATGCACCAGTTCGTGACGCTGACCCGCGGCGGCGAGCAGGTGAAGCAGTCCACGCGCCGCGCCACCTACGTCACCGTCGACGAGCTGCTCGAGCAGGTCGGCGCCGACGTGTTCCGTTTCTTCATGGTGCAGCGCAAGGCGGACGGACACCTCGACTTCGACCTGGATCTCGCCCAGGAGCAGGACTGGAAGAAGAACCCTGCCTACTACGTGCAGTACGCCCACGCGCGCACCTGGGGCATCGAGCGCAAGGCGGCGGAGCAGGGCGTCGCGATGCCGCCGGCCGCCGCGGCCGACCCGGCACCGCTCGTCCTGCCCGAGGAGCTCGCGCTGATCCGCAAGCTGCTCGAGCTCCCGGCGGTGGTGGCGCAGGCGGCAGCCGGGCGCGAGCCGCACCACCTCGCGTACTACCTGCGCGACGTGGCCGGCCTCTGGAATCCCTACGTGCAGGACGGCGTGCGCCACCGGGTGCTGTCGGAGGATGCGGCGCTCACGGGCGCCCGCCTCGCGCTGGCGCTGGCCGTGCGCACGGTGCTCGCCAACGGGCTCGCCCTGCTCGGCCTGTCGGCACCGGAGCGGATGTGA
- a CDS encoding SPOR domain-containing protein, which translates to MSEEEAPRARRTGSGRGERRRGSGLAAALAGAGLLVVLGFALGVVGGLVMEEPDLLLDYLLGRTEQVAVGSEPVAAAAPDVAAEPPAAPDVAVPGAAGEDGPAAAADAPASAARPEAAAAAPPPVESAAGEPLAGAAPEPPLPEVAAPPPAGSFAVQVGAFAEASAAEQLARRLRARGHPVYVAPSTGSDTARWRVRVGPLATRSEAEDVAERLEREERVSTWVLAEGPP; encoded by the coding sequence GTGAGCGAGGAGGAGGCTCCCCGCGCGCGAAGGACCGGATCGGGCCGCGGGGAGCGCCGGCGCGGATCCGGCCTCGCCGCGGCCCTCGCGGGCGCGGGCCTGCTCGTGGTGCTCGGCTTCGCGCTCGGCGTGGTCGGCGGGCTCGTCATGGAGGAGCCGGACCTGCTGCTCGACTACCTCCTCGGGCGCACCGAGCAGGTCGCGGTCGGCAGTGAGCCGGTGGCGGCCGCGGCGCCGGACGTTGCGGCGGAGCCGCCCGCTGCGCCCGACGTTGCGGTGCCGGGCGCGGCCGGGGAGGACGGGCCGGCGGCTGCCGCGGACGCGCCTGCCTCTGCGGCAAGGCCGGAAGCGGCTGCCGCTGCACCGCCGCCCGTCGAGTCCGCTGCAGGCGAACCGCTTGCGGGAGCAGCGCCCGAGCCCCCGCTGCCCGAGGTGGCCGCGCCGCCGCCCGCCGGCTCCTTCGCGGTGCAGGTGGGTGCCTTCGCCGAAGCCTCCGCCGCCGAGCAGCTCGCGCGCCGGCTGCGCGCGCGGGGCCACCCGGTCTACGTCGCCCCCTCCACCGGATCCGACACCGCACGATGGCGGGTACGGGTCGGGCCGCTGGCGACGCGCAGCGAGGCGGAGGACGTGGCCGAGCGGCTCGAGCGCGAGGAGCGCGTCTCGACCTGGGTGCTGGCGGAAGGGCCGCCGTAG
- the rfbD gene encoding dTDP-4-dehydrorhamnose reductase gives MTAPAGTRRWLVTGAGGQLGRCLVERLRAREAFVAAPARHELDVTDREAVRDAVLGAPGGPPAVVVNAAAMTHVDRCESEPEAAHRANALAPGWLAEASRAAGAAFVQVSTDYVFDGTARRPYREDDPTGPRSVYGQTKLEGEARARAAHPDALVVRTAWLFGPGRNFVRTILEAAERAWRGAGPPLRVVDDQRGSPTWAGHLADALLLLVERDARGIYHAANSGSATWWELARAAVDAWGHPELPIEKVTTAAFPRPAPRPAWSVLDLAKAERAGVRMPSWAEGLHAYLASPGGSA, from the coding sequence GTGACGGCTCCGGCGGGAACGCGTCGCTGGCTCGTCACGGGTGCCGGGGGCCAGCTCGGCCGGTGCCTGGTCGAGCGGCTGCGCGCGCGCGAGGCCTTCGTGGCGGCGCCGGCCCGTCACGAGCTCGACGTCACCGACCGCGAGGCGGTGCGGGACGCCGTGCTCGGGGCTCCGGGTGGCCCCCCGGCCGTGGTCGTCAACGCGGCCGCGATGACGCACGTCGACCGTTGCGAGTCCGAGCCCGAGGCCGCCCACCGCGCGAACGCGCTCGCGCCCGGCTGGCTCGCCGAGGCCAGCCGCGCGGCCGGGGCCGCGTTCGTGCAGGTCTCGACCGACTACGTCTTCGACGGCACCGCACGGCGGCCCTATCGCGAGGACGACCCGACCGGCCCGCGCTCGGTGTACGGGCAGACCAAGCTCGAGGGCGAGGCGCGCGCGAGGGCCGCCCATCCCGATGCGCTCGTGGTGCGCACCGCCTGGCTCTTCGGGCCCGGGCGGAACTTCGTACGCACGATCCTCGAGGCGGCGGAACGCGCCTGGCGAGGAGCGGGGCCGCCCCTGCGGGTGGTGGACGACCAGCGCGGCTCGCCCACCTGGGCCGGCCACCTGGCGGATGCGCTGCTCCTGCTGGTGGAGCGCGATGCGCGCGGGATCTATCATGCGGCGAACTCCGGCTCGGCCACCTGGTGGGAGCTCGCCCGGGCCGCCGTGGACGCCTGGGGCCATCCGGAGCTGCCCATCGAGAAGGTCACCACCGCGGCGTTCCCGCGTCCGGCGCCGCGCCCGGCCTGGTCGGTGCTGGATCTCGCCAAGGCGGAACGCGCGGGCGTGCGCATGCCGAGCTGGGCCGAGGGGCTGCACGCCTACCTCGCCTCCCCAGGAGGATCCGCTTGA
- a CDS encoding SDR family oxidoreductase — protein sequence MTSRALQRVLVTGGAGFLGSHLCERLLAEGCEVLCFDNLLTGHMENVTPLLGHERFSFEHYDVTNYLYVAGPLDAVLHFASPASPADFERLPIQILKVGSLGTHKALGLAKAKGARFLLASTSECYGDPEVNPQPESYWGHVNPVGIRGVYDEAKRFAEAMTMAYHRHHGVDVRIVRIFNTFGPRMQLADGRAIPNFLCQAIRGEPITVFGDGSQTRSFCYVDDLIEGIWRLLRSDHVGPMNIGNPEEMSLVEMARTIVRIAGSSSEIVFQGLPPDDPKVRRPDISLAESVLGWRPRVPVEAGLRRTHAWFEKALAAAGRAP from the coding sequence TTGACGTCGCGAGCCCTGCAGCGCGTGCTGGTGACCGGAGGCGCCGGCTTCCTCGGCTCGCACCTCTGTGAGCGGCTGCTCGCCGAGGGCTGCGAGGTCCTGTGCTTCGACAACCTGCTCACCGGGCACATGGAGAACGTGACGCCGCTGCTCGGCCACGAGCGCTTCTCGTTCGAGCACTACGACGTCACCAACTACCTCTACGTCGCCGGCCCGCTCGACGCGGTGCTGCACTTCGCCTCGCCCGCCAGCCCGGCCGACTTCGAGCGGCTGCCGATCCAGATCCTGAAGGTCGGCTCGCTCGGCACCCACAAGGCGCTCGGGCTGGCGAAGGCCAAGGGCGCCCGCTTCCTGCTGGCCAGCACCTCCGAGTGCTACGGCGATCCCGAGGTGAACCCGCAGCCCGAGAGCTACTGGGGCCACGTGAACCCGGTCGGGATCCGCGGCGTCTACGACGAGGCCAAGCGCTTCGCCGAGGCGATGACGATGGCCTACCACCGCCACCACGGGGTCGACGTCCGCATCGTCCGCATCTTCAACACCTTCGGGCCGCGCATGCAGCTCGCCGACGGCCGCGCGATCCCGAACTTCCTGTGCCAGGCGATCCGCGGCGAGCCGATCACGGTCTTCGGCGACGGCTCGCAGACGCGATCGTTCTGCTACGTGGACGACCTGATCGAGGGGATCTGGCGGCTGCTCCGCTCCGATCACGTGGGACCCATGAACATCGGCAACCCCGAGGAGATGAGCCTCGTCGAGATGGCGCGCACGATCGTGCGCATCGCCGGCTCGTCGAGCGAGATCGTCTTCCAGGGGCTGCCCCCCGACGATCCGAAGGTGCGCCGCCCCGACATCTCGCTCGCCGAGTCCGTCCTCGGCTGGCGGCCGCGCGTGCCCGTCGAGGCCGGATTGCGGCGCACCCACGCCTGGTTCGAGAAGGCCCTCGCGGCGGCCGGACGCGCCCCGTGA
- the lepA gene encoding translation elongation factor 4, with amino-acid sequence MSQQARIRNFCIIAHVDHGKSTLADRLLDATQALNDREKRAQFLDKMELERERGITIKAQTARIYHRAADGQVYVLNLIDTPGHVDFSYEVSRALQACEGAILVVDAAQGIEAQTLANTYLAVEAGLEIIPVLNKIDLPSAEPERVAQEIEDVIGLAQADVLHVSAKTGQGIEALLERVVEKVPPPAGDPGTSLRALIYDSWFDPYVGVVLLVRVVDGRLTRGERVLLMARRSEHDVQELDLIDPHPRSVDALETGEVGLVIAGIKTLDDVRIGDTITALARPAAAALPGFREVKPMVFAGLYPVDADDYADLKAALEKLRLNDSSFRYEPESSAALGFGFRCGFLGFLHAEIIQERLEREYDLSLITTSPTVRYRVVLESGAEIEIDSPAALPDESRVERIEEPVMLATIHVPSEYVGPVLALCQERRGTQRDMHVHGSRVQIRYELPLAEIVADFHDRLKSATRGYGSFDYELIGFRPADLVKLDVLVNGQPVDALSLIVHRDKAYFRGSELVRKLKEFIPRQMYEVALQAAVGSRVIARSTVKALRKNVTAKCYGGDISRKRKLLEKQKEGKKRMKRVGQVEIPQEAFLAALRLERE; translated from the coding sequence GTGAGCCAGCAGGCGCGGATCCGCAACTTCTGCATCATCGCGCACGTCGACCACGGCAAGAGCACGCTCGCCGACCGCCTGCTCGACGCCACCCAGGCGCTCAACGACCGCGAGAAGCGCGCCCAGTTCCTCGACAAGATGGAGCTCGAGCGCGAGCGGGGCATCACGATCAAGGCCCAGACCGCGCGCATCTACCACCGTGCGGCGGACGGCCAGGTCTACGTCCTGAACCTGATCGACACCCCCGGCCACGTGGACTTCTCCTACGAGGTGTCGCGCGCGCTGCAGGCCTGCGAGGGCGCGATCCTGGTGGTGGACGCCGCCCAGGGCATCGAGGCGCAGACGCTCGCCAACACCTACCTGGCCGTGGAAGCCGGCCTCGAGATCATCCCGGTGTTGAACAAGATCGACCTCCCGTCCGCGGAGCCCGAGCGGGTGGCCCAGGAGATCGAGGACGTGATCGGCCTCGCCCAGGCCGACGTCCTCCACGTATCGGCCAAGACCGGTCAGGGGATCGAGGCCCTGCTCGAACGGGTGGTCGAGAAGGTGCCGCCGCCGGCCGGGGACCCCGGCACCTCGCTGCGCGCGCTGATCTACGACTCGTGGTTCGACCCCTACGTCGGGGTGGTGCTGCTGGTGCGGGTCGTCGACGGCCGGCTCACCCGCGGCGAGCGCGTGCTGCTGATGGCGCGCCGCTCCGAGCACGACGTGCAGGAGCTCGACCTGATCGACCCGCATCCCCGCTCCGTCGACGCGCTCGAGACCGGCGAGGTGGGCCTGGTGATCGCCGGGATCAAGACGCTCGACGACGTGCGCATCGGCGACACGATCACCGCGCTCGCGCGGCCGGCGGCCGCGGCGCTGCCCGGCTTCCGCGAGGTGAAGCCGATGGTCTTCGCCGGGCTCTACCCGGTGGACGCCGACGACTACGCGGACCTGAAGGCGGCGCTCGAGAAGCTGCGCCTCAACGACTCCTCCTTCCGCTACGAACCCGAGAGCAGCGCGGCGCTCGGCTTCGGCTTCCGCTGCGGCTTCCTCGGCTTCCTGCACGCCGAGATCATCCAGGAGCGACTCGAGCGCGAGTACGACCTCTCGCTGATCACCACCTCGCCGACGGTGCGCTATCGCGTGGTGCTCGAGAGCGGCGCGGAGATCGAGATCGACAGCCCGGCCGCGCTGCCCGACGAGTCGCGCGTCGAGCGGATCGAGGAGCCGGTGATGCTCGCCACGATCCACGTGCCCTCCGAGTACGTGGGGCCGGTGCTGGCGCTCTGCCAGGAACGGCGCGGCACCCAGCGCGACATGCACGTGCACGGCTCGCGGGTGCAGATCCGCTACGAGCTGCCGCTCGCCGAGATCGTCGCCGATTTCCACGACCGCCTGAAGAGCGCGACCCGCGGCTACGGCTCCTTCGACTACGAGCTGATCGGCTTCCGCCCGGCGGACCTGGTGAAGCTCGACGTGCTGGTGAACGGGCAGCCGGTGGACGCGCTCTCGCTGATCGTGCACCGTGACAAGGCCTACTTCCGCGGCTCCGAGCTGGTCCGCAAGCTCAAGGAGTTCATCCCGCGCCAGATGTACGAGGTGGCGCTGCAGGCCGCCGTCGGCTCGCGCGTGATCGCGCGCTCGACGGTGAAGGCGCTGCGCAAGAACGTGACGGCCAAGTGCTACGGCGGCGACATCTCGCGCAAGCGGAAGCTGCTCGAGAAGCAGAAGGAAGGGAAGAAGCGGATGAAGCGCGTGGGGCAGGTCGAGATCCCGCAGGAGGCCTTCCTCGCCGCCCTGCGCCTGGAGCGCGAATGA
- the lepB gene encoding signal peptidase I, with protein sequence MSEAQRREPADAQAPAPPATLARRLWDQFGTLLVAVAIALGIRSCVIEPYRIPSESMLPTLLVGDHLFVNKFVYGIQVPFTDLRLPGLREPRRGDVVVFDVARDRYGGIFPADLRPELPEDRFVKRIVGLPGDTIEVSGGQLRINGEPVPVERSDETVRDENGSLLELSRETLDGRTHAILDDPRLPGPQRRPITLEPGRYFMMGDNRDHSNDSRIWGTVRLAELKGPAFVLYWSWDWNGSWAELLNPLTWWELMTEHMRWDRIGRGIH encoded by the coding sequence ATGAGCGAGGCGCAGCGCCGGGAGCCGGCCGACGCGCAGGCTCCCGCCCCGCCGGCGACGCTCGCGCGCCGGCTCTGGGACCAGTTCGGCACGCTGCTGGTGGCGGTCGCGATCGCGCTCGGGATCCGCTCCTGCGTGATCGAGCCCTACCGGATCCCCTCGGAGTCGATGCTGCCGACCCTGCTGGTCGGCGACCACCTGTTCGTCAACAAGTTCGTGTACGGGATCCAGGTGCCCTTCACGGACCTGCGTCTGCCCGGCCTGCGCGAGCCCCGGCGCGGCGACGTGGTCGTCTTCGACGTCGCGCGCGACCGCTACGGCGGGATCTTCCCGGCGGACCTGCGGCCCGAGCTGCCCGAGGACCGCTTCGTGAAGCGCATCGTCGGCCTGCCGGGCGACACGATCGAGGTGAGCGGCGGCCAGCTCCGGATCAACGGCGAGCCCGTGCCGGTCGAGCGCAGCGACGAGACGGTGCGCGACGAGAACGGGAGCCTGCTCGAGCTCTCGCGGGAGACCCTCGACGGCCGCACCCACGCGATCCTCGACGACCCCCGCCTCCCGGGCCCCCAGCGCCGCCCGATCACCCTCGAGCCGGGCCGCTACTTCATGATGGGCGACAACCGGGACCACTCGAACGACAGCCGGATCTGGGGCACGGTGCGGCTCGCCGAGCTGAAGGGGCCCGCCTTCGTGCTCTACTGGTCCTGGGACTGGAACGGCTCGTGGGCCGAGCTCCTGAACCCGCTCACCTGGTGGGAGCTCATGACCGAGCACATGCGCTGGGACCGGATCGGGCGCGGGATCCACTGA
- the pyrR gene encoding bifunctional pyr operon transcriptional regulator/uracil phosphoribosyltransferase PyrR → MSTVEPGGAGSGGGLSPAASVVLDDVAIRRALVRISHELLERNDRLATLYLVAIPNGGVPLARQIAANLVEIAGVEVPVGILDTTLYRDDLVTRAERPPLRRTEMPSAVDGHVVVLVDDVVSTGRTIRAAMDALMDFGRPQAVQVVGLVDRGHRELPIKIDYVGKNLPTQRSERVELRGLAGGLDGPLEVVVLRDPASEGDDSMIQRATRS, encoded by the coding sequence ATGTCCACCGTCGAGCCGGGAGGCGCCGGCTCCGGGGGCGGGCTTTCCCCGGCGGCGTCCGTGGTCCTCGACGACGTCGCGATCCGGCGCGCGCTCGTGCGGATCTCCCACGAGCTCCTCGAGCGCAACGATCGCCTCGCCACGCTCTACCTGGTGGCGATCCCGAACGGCGGCGTGCCGCTGGCGCGGCAGATCGCGGCGAACCTCGTCGAGATCGCCGGTGTCGAGGTGCCGGTCGGGATCCTCGACACCACCCTCTATCGGGACGACCTGGTGACGCGTGCCGAGCGCCCGCCGCTGCGGCGCACCGAGATGCCGTCGGCCGTCGACGGGCACGTGGTGGTGCTGGTCGACGACGTGGTCAGCACCGGGCGCACGATCCGGGCGGCGATGGACGCGCTGATGGACTTCGGGCGGCCGCAGGCCGTGCAGGTGGTCGGGCTCGTCGACCGCGGGCACCGCGAGCTCCCGATCAAGATCGACTACGTGGGCAAGAACCTTCCCACGCAGCGCAGCGAGCGGGTGGAGCTGCGCGGGCTCGCGGGCGGCCTCGACGGGCCGCTCGAGGTGGTGGTGCTTCGCGATCCGGCGTCGGAGGGGGACGATTCCATGATCCAGAGGGCGACGCGGTCATGA
- a CDS encoding aspartate carbamoyltransferase catalytic subunit, translating to MMGRDLLGIEDLDRADLERILETSLRMEEVGRRDVKKVPTLRGRTIINLFFEPSTRTRTSFEIAGKRLSADVVNFSPSSSSLVKAESILDTAMTLDAMDPDVVVVRHKVAGVPKRLADALEAPVVNAGDGAHEHPTQALLDLFTVWQEKGRIDGLTVTIVGDIQHSRVARSNLHAFSKLGAEVRLAAPPTMLPAAVESLGAKAYTSLREALEGADVVMLLRIQQERLAGCFFPSIREYAATFGLDRRKLRFAKDDAIVMHPGPINRGVEIAHDLADHRPSVILDQVRNGVAVRMAVLYLFAGRSPREAARREG from the coding sequence ATGATGGGGCGCGACCTGCTCGGCATCGAGGACCTCGACCGGGCCGACCTCGAACGCATCCTCGAGACCTCGCTGCGCATGGAGGAGGTGGGGCGCCGGGACGTGAAGAAGGTCCCGACCCTGCGCGGGCGCACCATCATCAACCTCTTCTTCGAGCCTTCGACCCGCACCCGCACGAGCTTCGAGATCGCCGGCAAGCGGCTCTCGGCGGACGTGGTCAACTTCTCGCCGTCGAGCTCGAGCCTGGTCAAGGCCGAGAGCATCCTCGACACCGCGATGACGCTCGACGCGATGGACCCCGACGTGGTGGTGGTCCGCCACAAGGTGGCGGGCGTCCCGAAGCGGCTCGCCGACGCGCTCGAGGCGCCGGTGGTGAACGCCGGCGACGGCGCCCACGAGCACCCGACCCAGGCGCTCCTCGACCTGTTCACGGTCTGGCAGGAGAAGGGCCGCATCGACGGCCTCACGGTCACGATCGTGGGCGACATCCAGCACTCGCGGGTCGCGCGCTCGAACCTCCATGCCTTCTCGAAGCTCGGTGCCGAGGTGCGGCTCGCGGCGCCGCCCACCATGCTGCCCGCGGCGGTCGAGAGCCTCGGCGCCAAGGCCTACACCTCGCTGCGCGAGGCGCTCGAAGGGGCCGACGTGGTCATGCTCCTGCGCATCCAGCAGGAGCGGCTGGCCGGCTGCTTCTTCCCGAGCATCCGCGAGTACGCTGCCACCTTCGGGCTCGACCGCCGCAAGCTGCGCTTCGCAAAGGACGACGCGATCGTGATGCACCCGGGCCCGATCAACCGCGGGGTCGAGATCGCCCACGATCTCGCCGACCACCGGCCGAGCGTGATCCTCGACCAGGTGCGCAACGGCGTCGCGGTGCGGATGGCGGTGCTCTACCTGTTCGCCGGCCGCTCGCCCCGCGAGGCGGCACGGCGCGAAGGCTAG
- a CDS encoding dihydroorotase, producing MARLWIRGGRVLDPAGERDEQADVFVEDGRIAALGAPGALGVETAGAEVIDAAGCWVAPGFVDLHVHLREPGQEYKEDIASGGRCGVAGGFTAVVCMANTQPPNDDPAVTEYILDRARQESPARVYPVAAATRGLAGEVMTEMTALVEAGVVAFSDDGRTIMDSGVMRRVLEYSGLVRVPIITHAEDRTLVREGVVNEGPVSTRLGLPGNSAVAEVVHVARDLMLAELTGAHLHVAHVSTAGAVDLIRTARERGVHVTAEVTPHHLTLTDEATLGYDTNTKMAPPLRGARDVEACRAALADGTIDAIATDHAPHAVHEKDVEFTAAPPGVIGLETAVPVTLELVRAGELTPLAWVRRLSTGPARIIGRPGGSLAVGAAADLVVIDPERRWTYDPAKGFSKSRNSPWVGRELIGRAMVTVVGGTLVYDAHRGVLVP from the coding sequence ATGGCGAGGCTCTGGATCCGCGGCGGGCGTGTCCTCGATCCCGCTGGCGAGCGCGACGAGCAGGCCGACGTGTTCGTCGAGGACGGGCGCATCGCCGCGCTGGGCGCGCCGGGCGCGCTCGGCGTCGAGACCGCCGGCGCCGAGGTGATCGACGCGGCCGGCTGCTGGGTGGCGCCCGGCTTCGTCGACCTCCACGTGCACCTGCGCGAGCCGGGCCAGGAGTACAAGGAGGACATTGCCTCGGGCGGGCGCTGCGGCGTGGCGGGCGGCTTCACGGCCGTGGTGTGCATGGCCAACACCCAGCCCCCGAACGACGACCCCGCGGTGACCGAGTACATCCTCGACCGCGCGCGCCAGGAGTCGCCGGCGCGCGTCTACCCGGTGGCGGCAGCGACCCGCGGCCTCGCCGGCGAGGTGATGACCGAGATGACGGCGCTGGTCGAGGCCGGCGTCGTGGCCTTCAGCGACGACGGGCGGACGATCATGGACTCGGGCGTGATGCGCCGGGTTCTCGAGTACTCGGGGCTCGTGCGGGTCCCGATCATCACCCACGCCGAGGACCGCACCCTGGTGCGCGAGGGGGTCGTGAACGAGGGGCCGGTCTCGACCCGGCTCGGCCTGCCCGGCAACTCCGCCGTCGCCGAGGTGGTGCACGTGGCGCGCGACCTCATGCTCGCCGAGCTGACCGGCGCGCACCTGCACGTGGCCCACGTCTCGACGGCGGGTGCCGTGGACCTGATCCGCACCGCCCGCGAGCGGGGCGTCCACGTGACCGCCGAGGTGACGCCGCACCACCTGACCCTCACCGACGAGGCCACGCTCGGCTACGACACCAACACCAAGATGGCGCCGCCCCTGCGCGGGGCTCGCGACGTCGAGGCCTGCCGGGCGGCGCTCGCCGACGGCACGATCGACGCGATCGCCACCGACCACGCCCCCCACGCCGTCCACGAGAAGGACGTCGAGTTCACGGCCGCACCGCCCGGCGTGATCGGGCTCGAGACCGCCGTGCCGGTGACCCTCGAGCTCGTGCGCGCCGGCGAGCTGACCCCGCTCGCGTGGGTGCGGCGGCTCTCGACCGGGCCCGCGCGCATCATCGGGCGCCCGGGCGGCTCGCTCGCCGTGGGCGCGGCCGCCGACCTCGTCGTGATCGACCCCGAGCGGCGCTGGACCTACGACCCCGCGAAGGGCTTCTCGAAGAGCCGCAACTCCCCCTGGGTCGGCCGCGAGCTGATCGGCCGCGCCATGGTGACCGTCGTCGGGGGCACGCTCGTCTACGACGCGCACCGCGGGGTGCTGGTGCCGTGA